Part of the Candidatus Bodocaedibacter vickermanii genome is shown below.
GTTTGTTTCATAATAACCTCCAATAAATCAGCCTAGTTTAGATATAAACCAGGCTGATTTATTTGTCAAGTTTTAGTTGATCGTGGCTGCATCAGAAGTAGATAAAGGTGTGTTTAATTTCTGTAACTCTGCATACAACTGTTGGGTGGTATTAGCTGTTAGAAATATTTTGCGTAAAATTGCGCTGGAATCAGGTAAGTTTTTTGATACCCAATATTGAGTTAGAGTTTTAACAAGAAAAGTTTTTTCTTGTGGATTAGAGAAGATATTGTTCCATGATTTTTGGATTTGAATTGTTGCGTCAGAGGTTTTTCCTTCTTTCCACCAAGTAAAAATTTTAGTTAAAGCGGCTAAAAATACGCCTAACGTAGAAGCTCCACCCATGGGGACTAAAATACCTAATCGCCAAGTAGATTCTTTTTCTACGCTACACAAAAATAATACATATAAATATAAATCTACACACGTGCACATCACAATCACGGCATAAAGTTGTGGAGTCCATATGTAGAAGACTTATAGTTTGTAATGCTATTAATAAATTCATTGATTGATGTTGCAATAGATTGACGAGCCTCTGCTGTGCTAGATGGGTAGAGTCCCATTGTATTGAGTTGTTCGGAGATTGTCTTCAAAGCTCTGTCTTTTATCAAAAAATCAGTGCTAGTGAAAGCGTCTGCAAATAAATCATCAATATCTGCAACTACAGCTGGGGTAGGTGGAGCCAATCGCAGTAAGGTAGCGTTCATTGTACCTTGTCTATTTTCAAGTGCTATAACTTTTGACGCTAGCTGCTCTGATGTAGTCTCGACGGATCTTCGCAAACTAGCAACTTCTGCCATAAGTTGTTTGAGTATAAGCTCAAATTTTGTTTCTGCTGTGGGCTCTTCTGTTTCAAGAGCAGGTTGTGGGTCTACATGAGCTACTACTGTAGCCGCAGCTTGATCTTGTCCAACGGTTGGTGATACGGCGTGTTGAACATCGGGCAATACTCCCTTTACCCCAGATAAAGTTCCCAATATTAATGCAGTTGATAACAGTAAACGTTTCATTGTGTTTTTTCCTCAAATGGATGTCATGTCCCTATAGATAGGGATACTGATTGATTATTTCAAGTAAAATTGTTTTTATAAAAAACTGATGCAATTTTTTCTTAATCGACTTATACTTGCGCCAACGAAAAAGAGTAATAGAGTATGTCTTCAAAACAGCCGTATAAACTGCATATTGAACCGGGAGTGGTTTATTCCTGGTGTAGTTGTGGTTTTTCAGCGACTGAACCACTATGTGATGGCAGTCATCGTACAGAAACCGAAAACAAACGTTCGGTAAAATTTCAAAGTGACAACGCAAAAGACGTTATGCTATGTATGTGTAAACATACAAAGAACCCTCCGTATTGTGATGGCAGTCACAATCAATTTGAATAGAAAGAAGAGAAAAATGAAAGAATTTGTATTTACCAGTGAATCCGTATCCGAAGGACATCCAGATAAAGTATGCGATCGTATTTCGGACAGTATCCTAGACGCATTTTTAGCAGAAGATCCATTTGCTCGCGTTGCACTTGAAACATTAGCAACAACAAACAAAGTTGTGTTGGCCGGTGAAGTTCGTGGAGCTTTAACAGACGCGCAAATGGAAGACATTGCACGTGAAGCCGTTCGTCAAATCGGATATGAACAAGAAGGTTTCCACTGGAAAAACTTAGATGTTGATGTGTATGTTCACAGCCAATCAGCTGATATTGCGATGGGTGTTGATTCATCGTCTTCAAAAGAAGAAGGTGCCGGCGACCAAGGGATTATGTTTGGATATGCTTGCCGTGAAACACCAGAATTAATGCCAGCGCCAATTCAATATGCGCACCGTATTCTTCATGAATTAGCGGACATGCGTCACAATGGACTCAGCATTTTGGGACCTGATGCAAAAAGCCAAATCAGCTTATTATATCATGATAACAAGCCAGTAAAAGCAACGTCTGTTGTTGTATCAACTCAACATGCTGAAGGCGTTACTGCAGAAGAAATTCGCGAAATTGTTCGTCCAATCGTATTGCGCACATTACCAGAAGGTTGGATGTGTGATGAAAAAGATTTCTACGTTAACCCCACAGGGCGCTTTGTGATCGGTGGACCCGATGGCGACTCTGGTTTAACTGGACGTAAGATCATTGTGGATACCTATGGCGGTATGTGCCCTCATGGTGGTGGTGCATTCTCTGGTAAAGATCCAACAAAAGTGGATCGTTCAGCGGCATACATCGCACGTTATTTAGCAAAGAACATCGTAGCATCGGGTATTGCTGACAAGTGTACGATTCAATTGTCCTATGCAATTGGTGTTGCTCATCCGTTGTCAATCTATGTTGATTTTGGTGATCACACACGTATTGATGATGCCTATGAAGTTGCTAAGAAAATTGGCGAAATCGTTGATCTAACACCAAAAGGTATTCGGACTCATTTACAGTTGAACCGTCCAATTTATACGCCAACAACGGCCTATGGACACTTTGGTCGTCAACCAGGATCAAACGGTGAGTTCAGTTGGGAAAAATTAGATCTAGTTGAAACATTACGCAGCGAATTTGCTCACTTATTAATTCACGCATAATGTCTGATTTAGTTTCTAAAAGCACACGTACATTTGGGCGCCGTCAAGGGCGCCCAATTAAAGACACAAAACAACAGCTGATGGATGAGCTGTTTCCGACAATTTCCATTGAATTGCCAGAGGTCGACTATTTAATTAATCCTGACATTTACTTTGATCAAAAAGCTCCTGTATGGTTTGAGGTTGGTTTTGGTGGTGGAGAACATATCGCACAGTTAGCCGTTCAGCATCCCGATATTAATTTCATTGGGTGTGAACCCTTCATGAATGGTGTTGCCTCGTTGGTGAATCATATACAAGAGCAGCACATTTCCAATATTCGTATTTTTCAGGGGAATGCTCTTGATGTGTTAAAATCATTTAATCACGAGTGTTTGTCTCGGTTTTATTTAATGTTTGCGGATCCATGGCCGAAAAAGCGCCATCATAAACGTCGGTTTATCCAAAACGATATCTTAAATTTGGTGATTCCAAAACTGATGTTAAATGCAGAGTTCCGTTTGGCGACAGACCACGAAAGTTATCAGCAGTGGATGGTACAGCATTTGCGGAATCGAACTGATTTAAAGGAAGTCCTCTGTACATTTGATAAGCCGACTGATTGGCCAAATACTCGATATGAAGCAAAAGCCATCGAAGAAGGTCGTAAGCCCTTGTATCTAATATTCCAACGCGTTCAATAAAACATCCCGCTAAGACTTGATATAGCCAATCACGTATAATAATGGTGTGGTAGTTTTTGAGATAGTTGATTCGCTTTTTGAGATTTTTAAAGTCCTCATCTTCGAGGGCTTTTTTATTTCATGCTAACTATTCTATAGCTAGAGTAATTTAATTTGGGTACAGGAACGAGGCGAGACATGTACTAAAATGTACATTAACGACCGAGTGACGCATACCCAGATTATAAGAAGTCAGCTATAATAAATTTCTTAAGACAATTTTAAGTTTTATCTCTATACTATAAATCAAAAAAGAAGAAGAAAATGTATAAATATCTTTTTGTTATAGTCTTTTCAGTAGCGAGCTTAAATGCATGTGAATTCGTGAATGGAGTAACGATTCAAGATCCTAAAGTTTCAAAACTGTTTGCGACTGCGGAGATATTATTCAGTGATAATGAAATTGCTAGACGTGCAATTGAAGACCTGTATGTACAGTATCTATGTTTACTTGCAAATAAAGCACCGCTTAGAACCATCCCTCTAAATGATGGTGGAATCATTACAGCATTAGAATCTTTGATTGCTTCCAAAAGATAAATCAATCTCAGTAAGATTATTTCTTTTCTGTCCAGTTGCCATCTTTGTTTCTATGGTATTTTTTCTTTACCGCAGACCAGGCTACTTTATGACATATTTCTTCTAAACTGTCGGTGGGATTATTTCGATTCTTTTTTAGGTGATATTCTGTGTGGGCATTGTTATAACTGGCTCGATAAATTTCTTGGGCATGTTCGGGTAAAACATTTCGGACAGAATCGGGTAAGTTACTCTTTGATTTATAGTCCCCTTTATGGTTAAAACCTTCGCCTTCCAGGCGAAAAAGACTTCAGTCCTTGGTAAAGGAAAAGAGGCGAGGTATTGAAAAAAAGGAGTAAATATGATACCCTAGCTTAGTCTTCAAGCGCTAGCGCTTGAGAAACGCGACGGGTATCATATGACAGATTATAGCAAAACCAGCCACACCGTATTTTACCATAGATATCACTTAGTATGGATCACCAAGTATCGTAAACGAGTTCTAAGTGGTGAATTAAGATTACGAGTGCGTGAGGTGATCGCACAGGTTGCTGATGAACTGGGTGTTAAGGTTTGCAATGGCGTGTTGTCAGCAGATCATGTGCATATTTTTGTAGAAATACCTCCCCACGTATCGGTCAGTGAATTTGTAAAAATAGCAAAGGGACGATCGTCAAGAAAGATTCAGCAGGAGTTTCCTAATATCAAGAAAGAATATTGGGGAAGACACTTCTGGGGGCGAGGGTTCTTTAGTTCAACGAGCGGCAATGTTACTGATGACATCATTAATGCCTACATCAACAATCATACGGACTCTTTCCAGTCAAATAACCTTTCTAATATCTCTTTAGAGTAGTCAGAGACTTCCAGTCTGTAATTACAACCTACCAGCTTCAGCTGGTAGTGGTTGAGATGGCATGATGGATCTCCTTTTCACGGGAATACATCTATGTAGTTAAACAGAAAAATCAAACAATTCAACTGAATAAGGTGGGGCGAGTGATCGGAATCGAACCGACGGCCTCAAGAGCCACAATCTTGCGCTCTAACCAACTGAGCTACACCCGCCATAAGATGTACACTTTTACCCTATTTACACCTTGATAGTCAAGCTGAATTGAAGATAAGAATAAAAAATATAAACAATGCTCAAAAAAAACATGTGCATCTTTTCTGTTTCGTAAATCATCTGTGTTTTTTATTCGCAGGACTGAATAAATCTGATATAACACCCTAATATATTACGGGTTTTGACTATGAAGCGGTCTATTATGTATGTGGTGCTTGCGGTAATTGCTTTTATGGATAAGCTGCCACCCTCGTTAGCAGAGCAAGCTGAAAAGAATCAAATTTTTTGGGATAGTAAACAGCGCAGTCCCATAGCCATTTTTGGTCAAGGCTTTTACCTTGAACGATGCCAAGAAAATAACCCAGCTCACCAAAAACTATTTGAAAATATTTACACAGACCCAGATACCATGAAATATTGGGGGGCAGGGGATGTTCGTTCAAAAGAAGAATCCTTAGCCGCAGTAAAGCGATATGCAACCCCTTGGCGATATCATCAGCTTACGGGAGGCTTTGTTGTAGTTCACCAAGGACGCCCCGTTATGTTGGTTGGAGTAGGTTTGTTTCAAGCTGCCGGAGTTAGCGAGTTTTATATCATGGCGGATCCATCCGCTCGTGGTAAAGGCTTGGCAACAGATGTGATGAAGGCATTATATCGGTGGTGTGTGTTTTTACAAGAATCAAAGCTTCCTGTCTTTATAAACTACACTAATGGAAAAAAAGCTCCGCTAGATACTGTGTTTGCAACGGCTAGTGAAGAAAATATTGCAAGCATTCGTTTGATGTTAAAAAGTGGATTTAAGCCGATTAAATCGTTGCACAGATATCGTAAAGGATTTCCATCCTATGCGCAGATGTTCCCAGCGCCATCTCAGATTAAAGGGCTGGATGATGGTCATTTATCTATGATTTATCCAACTCGATTTATGAAGCGAAAAGCAGGCTTTGAGTTAAAAGTTAAAGAGCTATCTAAATAGGGCAACCTGGCAACGTGCCGTTGCACCCATTAGGTCAGATCCGATGTGTTCTGACACGGATTATAAGAAACAACTTTGCAATAGTTAGAAATTTATTCCTATAGCTCTATTGGATCCAGCGTCACGCTGGTGGATGCAACGTCACGTCGCGAATTAATAAAGGTTAACAATTTTTTAATTTTTCTGATTTTCGCACACCCCCCGCCCTAGTCACCCTCAGTGACCTTCGGGTGGGGGGACAAAACCCACTCCCTAAATCGAAACTAAATAGACGAAACAATCCGTCATTTCTTCTCGAAACGGTGGGCAAAAAATAATAATGTATGAGCGCTTTAAACTTACTATACCTCACAAAAGTTAACAAGAAGTTGACAAGGCAAAATATTTACAAATCGTATTATCTAATGGATCCAACGGAACGTTGGCAGCGTGACGCTGCACTCAGTAGACTGATGCGAATAAATCTCTAACTTCGTAACACTGCTTTTTATAATCCGTGTCCAAACATATCGAATCTAACTTAACGCATGCAATCGCAGATTGTTCTTGACTTCCCCAACTTCTTATGTATACTGATAGCTAGAATTGCGAAGAGGCTACCCAAAAACCGGGTAGCCTTTTTTCGTTCTACGTCCCAAAAGTATTTCAGCCAAATGATCTGGCAACAGATCCTTGACGAGGTTTGGTTGAAACACTCAAAGACGAAACGCCGAATCGAATCTCCAGTACAGGAACTCAAACTACCCGATCAGTAGTCACAGCCCTGTAAACAACCCCTAGAGCCGACGGGCTCGTAAAACACCGACTTTGTATTTTATACTAAAGTCCGCCTTTCCCCATTCGTGTAAGAAATGGGGTTCTTTTTGCACGTGCGGGTTACTGGGGATTCACTCGGTTTTAAACAACGCCAGCGTGACGCTGGCAACGTGACGTTGCATCCGATAGTTAGATCGGGTGTGATTGGACACGGACTCTATATAACTTAACTTTGAAAGCTACAAACACAGCACTTTCAAACAACAACAAGGAACTAAAACACTACCAAATTCAAAAACATCTCAAATTCATTTTTCACCCTTACCCCTCCTGCACCGAAGGTAGGTCAAAAATCTCCTTCATCCCCTCACTTTGTATCTTATTACATATTTCAAATCACATCGGATGTAACCCATTGAGTCCAGCGTCACGCTGGCGTCACGGTGCCACACCTCAAACCACACCCAATCTAACTCAAAAAATCAGAATCCTCACCATCTCCGCGGCAATAATCTGTGTCACAGCGCGTCGGATGTAACCCATTGAGTCCAGCGTCACGCTGGCGTCACGGTGCCACACCTCAAACCACACTCAATCTAACTCAAAGAATCAGAATCCTCACCATCTCCACGGCAATAATCCGTGTCACAGCGCATCGGATCTAATCTATTGAGTCCAGCGTCACGCTGGTGCAACGTCACGTTGCCTAATGGGTGCAGCATCATGCTGCCAACGTCACATGACCTTACGGTTTTCGTTATTTGAAATCCGTGTTCGATCACGCCC
Proteins encoded:
- a CDS encoding CDGSH iron-sulfur domain-containing protein produces the protein MSSKQPYKLHIEPGVVYSWCSCGFSATEPLCDGSHRTETENKRSVKFQSDNAKDVMLCMCKHTKNPPYCDGSHNQFE
- the metK gene encoding methionine adenosyltransferase; this translates as MKEFVFTSESVSEGHPDKVCDRISDSILDAFLAEDPFARVALETLATTNKVVLAGEVRGALTDAQMEDIAREAVRQIGYEQEGFHWKNLDVDVYVHSQSADIAMGVDSSSSKEEGAGDQGIMFGYACRETPELMPAPIQYAHRILHELADMRHNGLSILGPDAKSQISLLYHDNKPVKATSVVVSTQHAEGVTAEEIREIVRPIVLRTLPEGWMCDEKDFYVNPTGRFVIGGPDGDSGLTGRKIIVDTYGGMCPHGGGAFSGKDPTKVDRSAAYIARYLAKNIVASGIADKCTIQLSYAIGVAHPLSIYVDFGDHTRIDDAYEVAKKIGEIVDLTPKGIRTHLQLNRPIYTPTTAYGHFGRQPGSNGEFSWEKLDLVETLRSEFAHLLIHA
- the trmB gene encoding tRNA (guanosine(46)-N7)-methyltransferase TrmB — its product is MSDLVSKSTRTFGRRQGRPIKDTKQQLMDELFPTISIELPEVDYLINPDIYFDQKAPVWFEVGFGGGEHIAQLAVQHPDINFIGCEPFMNGVASLVNHIQEQHISNIRIFQGNALDVLKSFNHECLSRFYLMFADPWPKKRHHKRRFIQNDILNLVIPKLMLNAEFRLATDHESYQQWMVQHLRNRTDLKEVLCTFDKPTDWPNTRYEAKAIEEGRKPLYLIFQRVQ
- a CDS encoding ChaB family protein, with the translated sequence MEGEGFNHKGDYKSKSNLPDSVRNVLPEHAQEIYRASYNNAHTEYHLKKNRNNPTDSLEEICHKVAWSAVKKKYHRNKDGNWTEKK
- the tnpA gene encoding IS200/IS605 family transposase produces the protein MTDYSKTSHTVFYHRYHLVWITKYRKRVLSGELRLRVREVIAQVADELGVKVCNGVLSADHVHIFVEIPPHVSVSEFVKIAKGRSSRKIQQEFPNIKKEYWGRHFWGRGFFSSTSGNVTDDIINAYINNHTDSFQSNNLSNISLE
- a CDS encoding GNAT family N-acetyltransferase, with translation MKRSIMYVVLAVIAFMDKLPPSLAEQAEKNQIFWDSKQRSPIAIFGQGFYLERCQENNPAHQKLFENIYTDPDTMKYWGAGDVRSKEESLAAVKRYATPWRYHQLTGGFVVVHQGRPVMLVGVGLFQAAGVSEFYIMADPSARGKGLATDVMKALYRWCVFLQESKLPVFINYTNGKKAPLDTVFATASEENIASIRLMLKSGFKPIKSLHRYRKGFPSYAQMFPAPSQIKGLDDGHLSMIYPTRFMKRKAGFELKVKELSK